The Syntrophorhabdaceae bacterium genome includes the window TCCCGCCACTGCCATCAGCCTTTTTCCGTCCCCGGTCACATAGAGGGCAAAAGGACCTTCCATCTTTTCGGCCAGGGGGAAACCCCCTTCATGCCGGCCCGTCGACAGGCCATGGATCGCAACCCCATCCTCCGACGGCAGTACCAGCTGCTTCCCATCGGGTGTCACCGCCATCACCGGCGCGCCCTGCGGCAGGTCGTCCCAGAGTTCCATTTCGGGGATGCCGAACTCACTGAGGCATTGGCCGCTTGAGAGGTCCCAGTATTTCACCGTCCCATGGAGCATCGTCAGGAGCCCCTTCCCGTCGGGAGTCGCCAGGAGGTCCCTGACCGGCTGCCCGGCGGGCAGTATCCTTGCCGGTCTTCCGTAAGTCGGATCGATGAGGCGCACCACCGATTCCTCCCGGGAGATGGCGATGCGCCCGTTGACGGGGGCGATCCTGTTGTACCCGCCCGCATAGCCGTGATATTCCCGGCTTGTCGACAGGGAGGCCGTCAATTCATGGCGTTCCAGGTCCCATGCGTCGATCCAGCCGTGGCGGAACCCCAGGCAGAACCGCCCGTCCTCCGTCAGGGACTGAAGTTCCATGGATCCCGTGAAGGTGTGCCCGTCCAGGGTCTGCCCCGTCCGGATATCGATGATGCGGACATGCGACAGGGGGTCGAGATCCGTCAGATCTATCTGATTCTCGATCAGGCGGTAACCCTTGACCACATGCCGCGCCCGATAGGGCCGGGTGGGTGAGGGCATCGCGATGGTGAGGCAGGCCCCCGACCCCGTTATGTCCTGCACCTCGACCCTGTCGGTCCAGCTCAGAACAACTGACCCGTTGTCGGGGCTGAAGCCGGCGATCACCGGCCACTTCAACCACCGGTGAGACTGGTGAAGGATGTCCTCCGACGCTACATCCCATATCCGGACGGAGTGGTCGTCGCCGGCGGCGGCTATCTTGCCGCCGTCGGGGCTTACGACGAGGGAACTGATATGGCTGTTCTCGATCCGGAAAGTCCGGACCCTCTTCCCCGTGTTCAGGTCGTAGATGAGGGCCTCGGACCTTTTCGAGTCCGGACCCTTTCCTCTGAGGAAAGTCCGGACATTCCAGTTCTGCTTGCAGAAGAGATGGTCGTCGCTGCAGTGCACGGGATCGCCGGGATGGTCAGACAGGGTCGCCAGGCAATCTCCGCTTTCAAGGTCCCAGACCTTCTTGGTACCGAAGAGAAAGGCCGTTATCATGCGGTTCGTCCCGGGTGTCGTGAAGATGTCCGAAAGGGTAGGGCCACCGCAGGAGAACGTCCGTACGCATCTTCCGGAAACCATGTCCCAGAGGCGCACCTCACCGCTCGAGCTTCCCGTGAGCAGATGCGTGCCGCCAAAGGCTGCCGCAAGCGCGGCGATCCTGTGTCCGTGGAACCCGGCGTCGTGGGTCAGACGGCTCTCCGGGGCGGACCTCTTGAGGACGCCGGTCACCGCCTGGACCGGGAGGTTCCCGGGGCGAAAGGATACAACCGAGGAAGACGCCGGTGTTTCGCCTGTCTTACGCATCTTTATCTTTCCCGGTCAGCATCGGGCGCGGGCGGGCCTCGATACTGCTCTGTCTGTCTGCAAGGGCACAGGTATAACGACGCGCGAGGCGCGCGTATTCGTCGAGGCCCTTAAAGCGCGCCTGTACGATCGCCGCATTGTTGCGGGTCATGATATAGGCTCCTCGTCTTTCGTCAGCCAGGGGTACGGCCCCGAGGACCTCGCCATCGCCGCCCTCCTCGACGAGATGGAACAGGTCTTCCCTGTCAGTCCATACCCAGCCGTCCGGGGCGTGCTCGTCGGGCGGTGTGAACCAGAAGAAGCCGTCATCGACGTTCCAGAGGGAGCAGACGAGGGTCGTGCTCTGTCTGTCTATGATCCTCACGGTCCCGTCGCCGAAGGAGACGAAGAGCCGGCTTTCGTCGGAAGAGAGAGCGAGCCCCGCCACCGGACTCCCTTCAGGAGGCCGGCAGATCTCGCGTTGTCCGCTTTCGAGGTCCCATCGTTCCACCCCTCCCGCGTGGGTGCCGATGACCACATGACGGCCGTCGTTCTCGACGGCGATGGAGAGGATCGAACTACCCACATTGATAGACCGTGCGGCCTTGAACGTGGAGAGGTCCCAGAGGATAATAAGGCCGTCACGGCCGCAGGAAACAAGACCCCTTCCCCGCGGGAGAAAACGAATGCCCGTGATGATGACAGAGAGGTTGCCGTACCTCCGTGCGTGGTCCGTCAACGTGGCAAGAATGTCGCCGGACCGAAGATCGCAGACCAGTATATGGTTCTTCCCCTGGCGACGCATCGCCACGCATTGCGTGTCTTCATCTATCGCGACGGTGTTGATGTCGATATTTCCGGCCGTGTTATGGATCCTGAGACAATTGCGTTGTTCCGTGTTCCAGAGCTTCGGCATTCCGTGTCGAGCGAAGGTTGCGAAGGAGGCGCCTGATTCCACCGGCAGGACGCAGGCGACCGGGGATGAGTAGGCGCGCAGGACCGCCCCAGGTTTCTCGTTGCCGCTCTCGATGTCCCAGAATCGAACTCGGCCATCATCATGACCGGTGGCAATAAGACGGGCGCGTTCGAGAAAGGCGACGGACGTCGCGTCCCGGAACGCCGCCCTCTGGGAACCATCCGCGAGGTTCCAGAGCTTGACCGTGTCGCCTTTGTCGCAGGCGGCAAGACACATGCCGTCGCTGGAAAGAGAGAGATGGTGCACGTTCCGGGTGGAACCGATGGTCTGCAGGCACTCGCCCGTGCGGATATCCCAGATTTTGCATGTCCGGTCGGAGCCCACCGTATAGAGGGTTTTCCCATCCGGCGAGAGGGCCATGTCGGTCACGAACCTCGGACCGGTAAACTGTTTCTCAATCGCGCCCGTTCCGTGGTCCAGCACGAGGACAGTCTCCCCGGGCCTGCAACAGGCCACAAACCGTGTTTCGTCGGAAGCGGTGGTCACCTTGTAGGGTTTGTGCGGTTCCAGGGAATAGAACCTCTTCCGGGCGCCGGTGCGAATATCGAAGCAGGAAAGACCATCCCTTCCTGCGGCAACAACCTCTCCATCCCCCGAAAGAGCTATGTCCCAATAATCACCGCTCGCAACGAGAGAGGGATCACCGAGGCCGGGGAAGTTCCATTGAAGGATATCGTGGTGTGAGTCCAGCGTGAGCAGCGTGTTGCCGTCTCGGGCCACAAGGATTCTCGTAACATTGTTGATCCCTGCCGCGGAATGTTCGCAGGTACCCTCGGGAAGGGACCATACCCGCAATGCCCAGAAGGTGTCGCTGCTTGCGATATGTCTGTCATCGGGGCTCACCGCCAGGCCGGCGACACGTCCCGAGTGACCTTTCAGGACGAGGATGCAGGCGCCCGTCGCGCAGTCCCACAGGCGCAGGGTGCCGTCATCGTCGGTTGTGACGGCCCGGTCTGCGTGGTTCATGAAAGCCGCCCGCACCACCTCGCCGGTGTGTCCCCGAAGCACCATGAGGCATTGACTGCTGGCGATGTCCCACAGGCGGGCCGTTCCGTCGCGGTTGGCGGTGATCAGCCGCGACCCGTCGGGGGAGACCGCTGCTCCGTGATACCAGTCCGTGTGCCCCCCTATATGGTGGGTGGTCCTTCCCCCGGGGACGAGATCCGCCAGCGTGTCCCTGATGATGTCGCGGGACACATCGAGGGCCTGTCCCTCAGCCTGCGCCGGCCGCATGCCCCTCTTCTTGTCGGAAACCTTCGGATGTTTCATGATCTCCTTCTAATCGTATATTATTCTTCTCGCTTCCGCGAGAATTCTCTTTACCGCCGCCGCGATCCACATGCCTGCTTTCGAATCGGGCCAGATGAGGCAGATGATCCAGCCATAGAAACAGACACCCACGAATAATTGCCAGAGGAATTCCAGGGGAGTCTTCAACGGTGCCAGTGTCCAGCGCAATGCCTTCATGAAGAGCTGAGAGGGGCCCCTGCCGAGATGGTGGAGGGCGATGCGTTTCGTCCTCCTGTCCCTGCCGTGGAGGGAAAGGCGCTCCCAGTGCCGGATGAATACCTTCTGCTCTCCCATGAGTTCCTCCGCCAGGTACAGGTGCCGTTCATCGGTGAGGACAAGGGCCACGAGCGCCTCGGCGGCATCCGATGCGCGCCTTTCGTCGGGGACGGTCCGGGGGACGTCCGCGTAGATGGGGTCCTGGTGGATCTCAAACTCCCCGTTCGCGGTCGTTGGGTAATTGGTGCCCTCGGAGATATGCATGGCGGGATTGGGCTCCAGTCTTTCTTTATAGCCGACCACTTCCTCGCGCATAACCACCTCCGTCGATGTGATCTCCTGTCTTATCCACGCGATGAGCCGATGGTGTCCCATGCTCCCCGTTCCGCTATCGTTCCCCGTCGGTGGGGGGCTTGCGGAAGGTTTCCGCCTGCCTCCGAAGATCATCACCGGCGCCCCGGCGGCCCTCCCCGTCGAGAATGCGAGCCACGGCTTCGAGACATTCCGCGCAGATAAGCCGGTGTTCCTCGAGGGGGGACCCCCGGAGCTTGTTGAAGGCGATCCAGTAGCTCTCCTCCACGCCGGCAAGGTCCTCCCGCGTCGAAGCCACCGACGCGAACAGCAAAGCCTCTCCGTATGCCTTGATCCCGCAGTCTATTTCCTCATCTCTTGCCATGTGCACCTCCCTGGATGGACTATAGTGCGTTTTCTAATTGGATATCAGTCAAAGTCCCGTGCATGCAATGGCAAAAGAAGGGGGGTGTCATGCACAAGGAAGCGCCGATAGCACAAGGGCATGTGGCTGCAAAGATGAAATGCCTGTCCGCCGTCCTGTGCAGGCACAAATGGCGTCAGGCCCGGAGCGATGGCGCGCAGAGGCAAAAAGAGAAGGGACCGCGCCCTGGTCCTGAGGGCGCCTATGGTGGTGGCTCCGGAGGCGGTTGAGATGATCACGTGTCTCTGAGGGTCGCCTCCCGGCTCAACGATGCTCATGACCACGGGGCGGGGCGGGATGTGTTCAAAAAGCGGGCGTGAGACAGGCCTTTTTCTTTTCAGGTTTTTCCCGTTTTGACCAGGTTGACTATTGCGCGGTGGATGGTTGAGGGGCGGGTGGTGCCGGGTACGGGGCCTGGGGAGTCGCCGAGGACCATGCAGGGGGTTTGGCAGAGGCGGGCGGCGTGCATCATGAGAGCATCGGTGGTCACGACGGCGTCGAAATGGCGGGGCAGGGATATGAACTGTTTTTGTGTGAGAAGGCCGAGAATGTTGTACGCGCCTCGGATGTAGGGGTCTTTCGTGTCCCCCGCCTGCACCACCGCTATCCCATCGTTGGCGAGGAGGGCGACGAGGGACTCCCATCTCTCTGGGGGCATCTCCTTTCGAGGAGAGTCGGAGGCGGTGGAGATGAGGACCCGTCGCTCCTTGTGGGGAAGGATGGCCATGAGCGTGGGGTCATCCTCGAACTCCCAGGGGACCCAAAGGCGTTCCTCCACGGGTGTTTTCAAGCCGAGAGAGGCGGCGAGCAACTGGTATTCCCTCTGTTCGGGCTTCAAAATATTTGCGCCGCCTCCGGGACCGATCGTGAGGACCTTTGCGCCCTTTGGCGGATGGCCTGTGCCTTTTATTGCCGGGTGGCCCCTCAGGATGGGTGTGAGGCCGGTCCTCGCAACGAGGTTGTATCGCCGCGACGGGTGTTGTTCCAGCACCTGCTTCAGTATCCCCGACAGCATGAGGGCGTGCCCGGCACCGCCGCGGAGGTCTATCCATTCCTGTCCGCCCGTTCTTTTCGATGCCTTCGCCGGTCTCTCCTGACTTGCCTCAATAAGGGCCGGTTCGCCGGGTACTGCCGGGGGTGTCGGATCTGCTTCGCCCGCCCCGCTTTGTGCCTTCTTTCTGGCCCGCAGCGCGATGTCCGCCATCTCCTCAAGAAAGGAGGAACATTTCCCTTCCCCCGCCTCGGCGGCAAATCTCCCGCGACAGGTCTTCCATCCCATGCAGCAGGCACAGGGGCCGGCCGGTGCCCCCGGTGATGCCCCTTTCTCGGGCGCCAGGCGGCCTTTGTCATCCATGTGCAGGAAACGCCGGGAATCCCTGAAATAGGGGAAGTCCCAATGAATCGGGGAGGAAGGTCCGAGGCGGGAAGCGATGGAGGCAAAGGGCTCGATCGCCGCGTGGGGGACGGGTCCCAGCACCGCGTACGCTGCCAGGTCGGCGAGGGCATCCCAGTCAAGCTTCCCCGGCCCGATGACCGCGGCGCACCGGATCCCCAGGGAGGCCAGAATGCGCAGCCCCGTCACGTTATCGGGAATGTTGGCGGGAAGGTGGATGGCAACATCGAGGCTCTGAAGAAGGGGGATGTTCCGCGCGAGGTCCCGGAACGCGCCGAAAGACGGTGCAATGACAACAGAAGGGACCGCGGCCGGGAGCTTGCCCCACTCCAGCCTGTCGAGGGGCAGGGCGGGATCGACGAGAACACACACAAGGCTCCCGCCGACGGCGCGCACATCCGCCGCCGCCCTTGCGGCGCTTCGGGGGTCCCGCACCCGTACGGCGATCTCGCGGCCCTCGAGCCCTCTGAGGAGTCGCTTGTTATGAGGGCAGATGATAACGGGCGAGTTCATCTTCCATATCCTTTCCCCTCACAGGGGCTTCCGTCACGAGGCTGTGTGCGACCTGGCAGAGGCCGCCCCCGCCGCATACCCCTTCCTGCTGGTGCCTGCAGCCGTCACATTCGTCGAATATTCCCGCTATCTCGGCCTTGATCTCGTCATGGATCCCCTGGTAGTAATCGCGCACCTCCTTGATGGAATCGAATTCGAAGAGGGAGCGCCTCCTGTATCTCGACAGGGGAAAGCAGTGATAGACGCTCATGTCGGGGGTTATGTCGAGTCCGGGGGCACATCTGAACTGGAGGGGCCTGTCGAAATGGTGGAGCCAGCCCAGTTGCTCTTCGGTAAACGTGCACAAGGGAAAGCCGCAGTCGATGCCGGGGCTGACCCTCAAGGAATCGAAGAGGGGCCGGTAGGAACAGAGCCTCTCGATGGCCGCCCTCATCTGCGAAGGGAGTATGAACCCTCCCTGCCTTCCCGGCAAGGGGTGCGTGATGCCGAGGCGCATATGCCGTTTCATTCCGAACCGGTTGATGAGGTCGAAGAGGAAATCAAGGGTGAAATCAAGGCGGTAGATGTTGAAACCCGGTAGTGTCCAGGGACCCATGAGGGACAGGAAGCGCTCGATCCTCATCGCCTGTTCCGGGGGCGCCGGGGTCTGGACGGGGTCGTTGAGATTGCAGACAAAACTGAGCCGGTCGGGGCCAATCGATGTCAGGTGACGGCGGAATTCGCCAAGGCGCCCGGGGCCCAGCACCCCGTTGGTGAAGACGGTGACCGTGAAGCCGCGCCGGAGAAGATAGAGGATGAGGTCGACGCACTGAGGGTGCAAGGTCGGCTCCCCGCCGAGGAGGGAAACGGTCTTCTGGCCCCCCGCCTCGAGAAGGTCTGCTATGTAGATGAGGTTTTCCCAGGAGATGAACCTCTCCGGTGATGACCCGGCCATTTCGCTTTGGGCAAAGCAATAGGGGCAGGAGCGGTTGCAACGCGTGGAAAGGAGGATATTTGCCATGGTACCCCGGGGAAAACAAGTATCCGGGATGCCTGATGCATCCCGGATATAAAAGTGCAAGAAAACACTATACCATAAGAAATGGTCAAGCAGTTCGGGTGAAAGTCTTCGAACGGTCCAGGTCTGACTGCTTGCTGACGGCGCCTAGCTTTTTCTCGTGTCAACCGGTATTGTGTAGCCGCCGTAATCTTTCGAGTCACCGCCGCCGCCGGCGGTTACATCGACGACCTTTCCCATATAGGTCAACCCGGGTCTTTCGGCAATGCGCTTGAGCGCCTCGCGCCGTGTCGCATTTGTCTTTTCTTCCTTTTTCATGTGCCTGCCTCCTTCACTATACCGTGAGTGTAAAGTTCTTTCATCTTTCTGTCAACGGCAAACTGCGGCCCCTTGTCCGACAATGTCACAGTGCGGGAAGAGGGGTTTCCTCCAGTTCCAGATGCCCCTGCCGGAGGGCCTCGATCTGGCGCAGCCATATCTCGAGGGATGCCACGGCCTCGAACTGGGGCAGGGAGTGGGTGCGCCCCATTCGCGCCTGGGCAACCGCTTCGATCCAGGGGCCGCTCTCGACGATGCCGCGCCGTGCGACGAGGGGGTCTTCGGTCAGGAGCCTTACGAAGCGCTTGCCCTGGCGAAGTCCTTCATAGCAGGGCTGGTCGTAGATCGTTTTCGTCGTCCTGAGCCGCAGGGGTTCCGGGAGTATGCCCGAGAGCGCCCTGCGCTGAAGGGGACGGTCGGTTCCGGGATCGAACTTCTCGTCCCACGGCAAGGAGAGCATGAATTCCACGAGGGGGCGGTAGAGGAGGGGGTGCCTGAACTCGAAGGAGCGCGGTATCTGGTTGACGTTTGCGACCTGCCCGCACATGGCCGAGAGTCTTTCCATGAACCATGAGCGCTCGATCGTGCCCCGGCCCCGCGAGGCCCTTCCCATCCCCCGTTCGCGGAGGCCCATCCTTCCGGCATACTCGGGGTGAATCCACGGAGAAGGGTCCCTGTGCCAGGCGGGCAGAACGGGCTGTCCGCGAAGGCGGGACATGAGAGGGCGCATCACGTAGTTCACAAGCCAGTAAAGGCGGGACCGCCTGCGGCTGTCATGGGACCGCCAGCGCTCCATTTCCCCGAAGAGCCGCCGGAGCCGAAGCGCGCGGGCAAGATCGGCCAGATGGTAAGGTTCGGCGCCAACCCCGAAAAAGACGACATCGCCCCCCTGGCCCGTCAGGACGGCGGCGACGCCATGGGCAGCCGCCATCTCCTCGTAGGCCCTGCGGCCTGCCCAATCGACCATGTGAAGCGCGGGTTGTGCGCAGAAGCGGTCCGGCACCTCTGAATAGGGAAGTGCGCCGTCGCCGTCCAGGCGGTGCCAGGGCACGGGAAAGCACTCGAGGACAAGGCGTATCCACTCCTCCTCATTGGCCTCGGCATACCGCCTGTAGATGATGGAAAAGGCTCCGAGGTCCGCCCCGCCGCCGCGCACCGCCATGGACATGACCGTCGAGGAATCGAGACCGCCCGAGAGTTCGCACCACACCGGGCCGGGAGCCGCGGCCGCGGCCTTCACTCCTTTTTCCAGGAGCGAGAGGAACTGTTCCCCGAAGTCCGCCCCCCCGGTCCCAGCGGTCCGGCTGGGGCTGAGTTCCCGACCCTTCACCTCCCTTTGCCCCTGAGGGCCGAAGACCATGGAACTCGCAGGGTCAAGGCGCTTGAGGCCCATGTAGGGAGTGTGCCGGGATACGAAGGAGGGGTCAGCCACGTAATCGGCGATGAAATCCTCATCGAGGTCACCGACGCCCGCGGCGGCGACGAGGTCTTCAAGATGGGAGGCGAAGATCACGCCTTCGGGTCTTGCGCCGTAGAACAGGGGTACGAGCCCGAGGGCGTCATGGGTAAGAAGCGCTGTGGAGGAGGCGTCGTCAAAGACCGCAAGGCAGAATTCCCCCAGGACATAGGACTGGAGCGCCTCTCCCCAGCACCTGTAGGCGATGGCAAAAAGGCGGCCGTCAGAGCCGTCATGCGTCCTCATGCCGCGGCGCCTCGCCTCGGAGAGGATGTCGTCCCTGTTCGCTATGTATCCGCGCCACAGAAGGCGGCAGCCCTCAAAGAGCCCGGTGCCGGGATTGCACCTCAGGGTGCCGTTACGGATCTCTCCGATGAATCTCCTCATTGAGGTATTCTCGCAATTATCGTGAACCTGTTCCTGTTCAGAGTGTCGTCATGGACAACGCGCCCATAACACTCGGTCCATGCGTGGGCGGTAAAAGGGAAGGGCCTGACGCCGATGCAGTGGTTCGCCGGCAGGCCGATGGAGCGCAGGAACCGGAAGAGCGCCAGCGATCTTGGAAGGCAGTCGAGGGGCGCCTTTTTGAGGTGAAAGAAATTCTCGGCCCTCGCAAAGGCCTCGAGAGCCTGCGGCAGTATCTCCATTGCGGCGTCACCCCCGGCGGTTTCATCGGGGCCGGCCATGTGAAGGGCACCGTTATAGGTGACGGAAAACCCCTTCCGCGAAAGGGACAGCCTTGTTTTCACAAGGCTCCACCATGCCCTCAGGGCGAAGAGGTGCTTTGCGCGGCTCCTCCGGCGCGGGGTTTTCTCAGTGAGGGGCCCTTCGGTCGATCGGGACAGCAGCCCCCTCGCAAGGCATCTCTGCGTGAACTCCCCGTAATCGTTGTCGATATCCGGAGGGTCCGCGGAAATCTCTTCTTGAAGGTGCCCGATGCCCGCATCCTTGTCCTGGCCAAGGACCAGTTCAGCCCACATGAGCGAGGCTATGGGGTCGAGCGCGAAGTAGGATTCGGAACGGATATCGAGGATTATTACCCGGTCCCCCACCTTGACATGGCGGACATGGGCGGGTATGTGATACCTGCTGTCGGGATCAGCGCGGGGTCCGGTTTCCTTCAATTCCTTCCTCGAAAAGATCGATGTTCTGTATGAGACAGAGGCTGGCGTAGACGCCCGCCAGTTTTAGCAGTTCGTCGTGGGTTCCCCGCTCGATTATCTCGCCGCGGACAAGGACGAGTATCTGGTCGGCGTCGATGACGGTGGAGAGGCGATGGGCAATGACGAAACTGGTGCGGTTTGCCATGAGCCGCTGCAGGGCTTCCTGAATCATCTTTTCCGTTGCCGTGTCCACGCTTGCGGTGGCCTCGTCGAGTATGAGTATGGGCGGGTCCTTGAGAAGCGCCCGCGCTATGCTGACCCTTTGTTTTTCCCCGACGCTGAGCTTTATTCCCCTTTCTCCGACGGGGGTATCGTAACCCTGGGGCAGGCGTGTGATGAAATCGTGGCAGTTCGCCGCACGCGCGGCTTCCTCCATTGCTTCCACGGGGGCATCGGGTCGCCCGTAGAGTATATTCTCCCTCACAGTGCCATTGAAAAGGAAGGTTTCCTGGCTGACGATGCCTATGTGGGCGCGAAGCGCCCCCGGCGCAACCCCGGCGATGTCCGTCGAATCGACGGTGATGCGTCCGCGACCAGGCCGGTAGAATGCCGGGATCAGGTTGGCCAGCGTGGTCTTCCCCGAACCGGTGGGGCCGACGAGGGCGATCATCTGTCCCGCCCGGGCATGAAGGGAGATGTGCCTGAGGGCATAATGCCCGCCGTCGTAACTGAAGGAAACATCTTCAAGGCGAACCTCTCCGCGGACGGGCCCCGGGAACGCCGTGCGATCGCGATGCTCGCTGTCCTCCTCCGTTGCATCGAGGATATCGAAGACCCGTTCCCCTGCCGCCCTGCCGGACTGAGCGAGCTGGTTGAGACTGTGCAGTCTCCCAATTGGCTCGTAGAAAAGGGAAAGGTAGAAGAGGAAACCCACGAGTTCGCCAAGGGTCATCGCCCCCGCCGTCACCATGGGACCGCCCGCCCACAGGACGAAGACCATCCCCAGAGACCCGGCGAAGGCCATGGCGGGGGAGTAAACCGCCCAGACCCTCATGACGCCGAAGGTGCTGCGCCGCAGTGCATCTGCCCGCCGCGCAAACCGGCCGTTCTCGTGTTCCTCGCGCCCGAAGGCCTTGATCTGGCGGATGCCCTGCAGGTTGTCCATGAGCAGCGCGTTCATAGCGCCCATGGCCTGTCTCTGACGGCGATAGCGCCGGTGGGCCGAAAGGGTGTACCAGAGTGCGCCCGCGATGAGGATGCCGAGGGGAATAAGGGCATACATCGCCAATGGCGCGTTCTTGACAAAGAGGATGGCCGCCACGGCAATGACGCTCGCCACGGCGGTGGCGCCCTGCTCCGTGCCGTCGATTAGCACGCGGTGGACGGCGGTGATATCGTCTGTCACCCTCGTCATGATGTCGCCCGAGGCCCGTTCGTCGAAGTAACCCACGGGCAGGCGCAGAAGCCGCGCGTAGACGTCGTTGCGCATGTCGAAGATGACGTTCTGCTCGAACCTTGCGTTGATCATGATGCCCAGCGCCCTGAAGAGATTGCACAGGAGAAACGCACCGGCAAGGCCGGCGATGACGGGCAAAAGAAGGTTCATCCGGTTCTTGCCGATGATGTCGTCGATGATGTACTGTGTCACCTGGGGAAAGATGAAGTAGAAGCCGAGGGAAGCAAAGGCACAGAGCATGTCCGCCGCCGCGATGCCTGCGTAGGGCCGCAGATAGCGCGCGGTGCGCCTCAGGTACCGTGCGGTTGTGCGCAGTGAGTGAGGTGAAGCGGACAGGGAAGATGTGTCGGGGTTGATTGACTGCGTGGCTGCTCTCATTTTTTGATCTTCCGAACCCCCGTCATTGTACCATACAAAGCCGTTTCTGGCGATCCATAATTGAACCGCCGTCTGAAATGGGTTCCTCTTCCACGGCGGCTGTCACATGGATGGCCGCATGTGCGCAGCGCCCTGCAAGAGCCTTGCTAAGCCTATATGGATATTGCAATAACAGGGAAAAAGCTGTTATCATTCCTTTCAGATCAATGGTCCCGATGTTTCGCCAATCTTGACAATCTTTACGGAGGAGGGCCCGGAATGGACGTTCAGCCTCGATGCTACGATAAAGTTGTGCAGATGATCGACAAGGGGGTCGACATTCCGAACCCCCTTACCCTGGACGTGGGCGATGAGGTGAATGTTGACCACATATCGGGAAAGGATGTCAGGATCTATCCCGGCTGCAGGATCTATGGCGAGAAGACGGTCATATCCGCCGGGGCCAGGATCGGTTATGAAGGCCCGGTCACAATAGACGATTGCCAGCTCGGGCCAAAGGTGGAGCTGAAGGGCGGGTTTTTCAACAAGGCCGTCTTTCTCGAGAAGGCCAGCATGGGTCTGGGAGCCCACGTGCGCGAAGGCTGCATCCTTGAAGAGGAAGCGGGCGGCGCGCACTGCGTGGGCATCAAACAGACGATACTCTTTCCCTTCGTGACCCTCGGGAGTCTCATCAACTTCTGTGATTGCCTCATGGCGGGAGGGACCAGCCGCAAGGATCACAGCGAGGTGGGAAGCTCCTATATTCATTTCAATTTCACACCCGACGGGGACAAGTCCACGGCTTCACTCATCGGCGACGTCCCCCGCGGCGTCATGCTCAACCAGCCCGCCATTTTTCTCGGCGGCCAGGGCGGTCTGGTGGGTCCCCTGCGCATGGGATACGGCAACGTCGTAGCGGCGAACTCGGTGCTCAGGAACGATGTCCCCGGAGACAACAAGCTCATCGTGGGAAAGACCCACTCAGCAATAACGTTAGACTTCAAACCCAGGACGTATCCGAATCTCCGCCGCATCGTGGGAAACAACATTATCTATATAGCCAATCTGATGGCTCTCGAGGAGTGGT containing:
- a CDS encoding WD40 repeat domain-containing protein, translating into MRKTGETPASSSVVSFRPGNLPVQAVTGVLKRSAPESRLTHDAGFHGHRIAALAAAFGGTHLLTGSSSGEVRLWDMVSGRCVRTFSCGGPTLSDIFTTPGTNRMITAFLFGTKKVWDLESGDCLATLSDHPGDPVHCSDDHLFCKQNWNVRTFLRGKGPDSKRSEALIYDLNTGKRVRTFRIENSHISSLVVSPDGGKIAAAGDDHSVRIWDVASEDILHQSHRWLKWPVIAGFSPDNGSVVLSWTDRVEVQDITGSGACLTIAMPSPTRPYRARHVVKGYRLIENQIDLTDLDPLSHVRIIDIRTGQTLDGHTFTGSMELQSLTEDGRFCLGFRHGWIDAWDLERHELTASLSTSREYHGYAGGYNRIAPVNGRIAISREESVVRLIDPTYGRPARILPAGQPVRDLLATPDGKGLLTMLHGTVKYWDLSSGQCLSEFGIPEMELWDDLPQGAPVMAVTPDGKQLVLPSEDGVAIHGLSTGRHEGGFPLAEKMEGPFALYVTGDGKRLMAVAGHTGFLGAYDLRTGAPVAGFPLDGMNPFQAFCMGTEVLATATRTLLSLRDGQTGKLLRTCDHNHYINDILFVPSQARVLAAGLGGFHFWDREGGEPLTEKPDNVDGVVTFGGCPPLSPGETHIIVRGRYYIALWDIKTHRLLWRDDFLRGNRIRKVVTFPDGKRFATLDITGIVNVRSLETGEVLAALHILPDGFLWETPPDDHAPSGWLWTDREDLVSVIAPSEGNRGARILHEGDEEHGAYLKIYNNWRMVMARVDGGEAYGEHARLYARALDTARIAGGSGRSLAALPDGRKGDRT
- a CDS encoding radical SAM protein is translated as MANILLSTRCNRSCPYCFAQSEMAGSSPERFISWENLIYIADLLEAGGQKTVSLLGGEPTLHPQCVDLILYLLRRGFTVTVFTNGVLGPGRLGEFRRHLTSIGPDRLSFVCNLNDPVQTPAPPEQAMRIERFLSLMGPWTLPGFNIYRLDFTLDFLFDLINRFGMKRHMRLGITHPLPGRQGGFILPSQMRAAIERLCSYRPLFDSLRVSPGIDCGFPLCTFTEEQLGWLHHFDRPLQFRCAPGLDITPDMSVYHCFPLSRYRRRSLFEFDSIKEVRDYYQGIHDEIKAEIAGIFDECDGCRHQQEGVCGGGGLCQVAHSLVTEAPVRGKDMEDELARYHLPS
- a CDS encoding WD40 repeat domain-containing protein; translation: MKHPKVSDKKRGMRPAQAEGQALDVSRDIIRDTLADLVPGGRTTHHIGGHTDWYHGAAVSPDGSRLITANRDGTARLWDIASSQCLMVLRGHTGEVVRAAFMNHADRAVTTDDDGTLRLWDCATGACILVLKGHSGRVAGLAVSPDDRHIASSDTFWALRVWSLPEGTCEHSAAGINNVTRILVARDGNTLLTLDSHHDILQWNFPGLGDPSLVASGDYWDIALSGDGEVVAAGRDGLSCFDIRTGARKRFYSLEPHKPYKVTTASDETRFVACCRPGETVLVLDHGTGAIEKQFTGPRFVTDMALSPDGKTLYTVGSDRTCKIWDIRTGECLQTIGSTRNVHHLSLSSDGMCLAACDKGDTVKLWNLADGSQRAAFRDATSVAFLERARLIATGHDDGRVRFWDIESGNEKPGAVLRAYSSPVACVLPVESGASFATFARHGMPKLWNTEQRNCLRIHNTAGNIDINTVAIDEDTQCVAMRRQGKNHILVCDLRSGDILATLTDHARRYGNLSVIITGIRFLPRGRGLVSCGRDGLIILWDLSTFKAARSINVGSSILSIAVENDGRHVVIGTHAGGVERWDLESGQREICRPPEGSPVAGLALSSDESRLFVSFGDGTVRIIDRQSTTLVCSLWNVDDGFFWFTPPDEHAPDGWVWTDREDLFHLVEEGGDGEVLGAVPLADERRGAYIMTRNNAAIVQARFKGLDEYARLARRYTCALADRQSSIEARPRPMLTGKDKDA
- a CDS encoding glycosyltransferase family 9 protein; this translates as MNSPVIICPHNKRLLRGLEGREIAVRVRDPRSAARAAADVRAVGGSLVCVLVDPALPLDRLEWGKLPAAVPSVVIAPSFGAFRDLARNIPLLQSLDVAIHLPANIPDNVTGLRILASLGIRCAAVIGPGKLDWDALADLAAYAVLGPVPHAAIEPFASIASRLGPSSPIHWDFPYFRDSRRFLHMDDKGRLAPEKGASPGAPAGPCACCMGWKTCRGRFAAEAGEGKCSSFLEEMADIALRARKKAQSGAGEADPTPPAVPGEPALIEASQERPAKASKRTGGQEWIDLRGGAGHALMLSGILKQVLEQHPSRRYNLVARTGLTPILRGHPAIKGTGHPPKGAKVLTIGPGGGANILKPEQREYQLLAASLGLKTPVEERLWVPWEFEDDPTLMAILPHKERRVLISTASDSPRKEMPPERWESLVALLANDGIAVVQAGDTKDPYIRGAYNILGLLTQKQFISLPRHFDAVVTTDALMMHAARLCQTPCMVLGDSPGPVPGTTRPSTIHRAIVNLVKTGKT